The following are from one region of the Thiocapsa rosea genome:
- a CDS encoding type II toxin-antitoxin system YafQ family toxin, which yields MTFRLLFTEQYTRRAARFIKRHPELRQQYLKTLELLRANPFHPSLRLHPLEGRMAGLYSVSINLSYRITLELLIEDERITPVNVGDHDAVY from the coding sequence ATGACCTTTCGGCTACTCTTCACGGAGCAGTATACCCGCCGCGCGGCGCGCTTCATCAAGCGTCATCCCGAGCTACGCCAGCAGTACCTGAAGACGCTGGAATTGCTTCGGGCCAATCCGTTCCACCCCTCTTTACGCCTGCATCCACTCGAGGGTCGCATGGCGGGCCTGTACTCGGTATCCATCAACCTGTCGTACCGCATCACCCTTGAGCTCTTGATCGAGGACGAGCGAATCACGCCGGTGAACGTGGGCGACCATGACGCCGTCTACTAA
- a CDS encoding type II toxin-antitoxin system Phd/YefM family antitoxin, with translation MTSISANELKTKGVAAIETALSGHTEAVVSVRGKDRFVVMDLAQYHYLRECELDAALAQTQADLATGRFVEESPDDHLKRIDALPDPAE, from the coding sequence GTGACCAGCATCAGCGCCAACGAGCTGAAGACAAAGGGCGTCGCTGCCATCGAGACGGCCCTGTCCGGGCACACAGAGGCCGTGGTCTCGGTGCGTGGCAAGGACCGGTTTGTCGTCATGGACCTGGCCCAGTATCACTACCTGCGGGAGTGTGAGCTGGATGCGGCTCTGGCCCAGACCCAGGCAGACCTGGCCACCGGCCGTTTTGTGGAGGAGTCTCCGGATGACCACCTCAAGCGCATCGATGCCTTGCCGGACCCGGCGGAATGA
- a CDS encoding efflux RND transporter periplasmic adaptor subunit, giving the protein MTKQAWIIALGALMLATEAFAAAELKGWLEWVHEVEMRVLENGVVDEVLVSAGQHVVKGDLLLRMDQREAQARLLEAKARVARARVEVEKAGRDLVRSQELFDRGLIAIEELKDAELQQLAAAAEEEAAKAAEATAQVALEHTELRAPFDGIVVSRKVWNGAVIYKTIQQEPLIVIAPDDQMLARALVTAGTLRRFKPGQPARIKIDGAVRDGRVYSLGVQAVRVELEGAVYYLDIIFERRPNELLRPSETVQIVLP; this is encoded by the coding sequence ATGACGAAACAGGCGTGGATCATCGCCCTCGGCGCGCTCATGCTCGCCACGGAGGCCTTCGCCGCGGCGGAGCTCAAAGGCTGGCTCGAATGGGTGCATGAGGTCGAAATGCGCGTGCTCGAAAACGGCGTCGTCGACGAGGTCCTCGTCAGCGCCGGTCAGCATGTCGTGAAAGGCGATCTCCTCTTGCGGATGGATCAGCGCGAGGCCCAAGCCCGGCTCCTCGAGGCCAAGGCACGCGTCGCCCGAGCGCGCGTGGAGGTGGAAAAGGCCGGGCGCGATCTCGTGCGCAGCCAAGAGCTGTTCGATCGCGGCTTGATCGCCATCGAAGAACTCAAGGATGCGGAGCTTCAGCAGCTCGCCGCCGCAGCGGAGGAGGAAGCCGCGAAGGCGGCCGAGGCCACGGCGCAAGTCGCACTCGAACACACCGAGCTGCGCGCCCCCTTCGACGGCATCGTGGTCTCGCGCAAGGTCTGGAACGGTGCGGTGATCTACAAGACCATCCAGCAGGAGCCCCTGATTGTGATCGCGCCGGACGATCAAATGCTCGCCCGGGCCTTGGTGACCGCCGGCACGCTGCGGCGCTTCAAACCGGGCCAGCCGGCCCGCATCAAGATCGACGGCGCCGTGCGCGACGGGCGGGTTTACAGCCTCGGTGTCCAGGCCGTGCGCGTGGAGCTCGAAGGCGCCGTCTACTATCTCGACATCATCTTCGAGCGCCGCCCCAACGAGCTGCTGCGGCCGTCCGAGACCGTGCAGATCGTTTTGCCCTGA
- a CDS encoding TolC family protein, which produces MTGTAAAISDPLGLEEALETASGHPRVTASPEVADLLPRRQSLYLDCQRLAFRSSSVADPERNRPLEPLISARDAQRLEIMERFFDVLLADLSFSTESEAMAVAYIQFDRASVRNELGQISPLRVLELESVYQEILHRRAASEISQQLTRALLAQALGNPADLPRNLLQPALSMPPDPLPTLDAVLARAAETPVVLGLTAGRSQADRDLIAMEIRQQALELLLRLRALTAAERNLRTELAWRDLKLDESRTLYEQEVTADLGYSMSQQTQTRQQSQRVSFCRALVWAELEALAGQPLAEAADGDQDQ; this is translated from the coding sequence TTGACCGGCACGGCGGCAGCCATCTCCGACCCGCTCGGCTTGGAGGAGGCCCTGGAGACCGCGTCCGGTCACCCGCGGGTTACGGCCTCGCCGGAGGTCGCCGATCTCCTGCCCCGTCGCCAATCGCTCTACCTGGACTGCCAGCGGCTGGCCTTTCGCAGCTCGAGCGTCGCCGACCCCGAGCGGAACCGCCCGCTCGAACCCCTGATCAGCGCCCGGGACGCGCAGCGTCTTGAAATCATGGAGCGCTTCTTCGACGTGCTCCTCGCCGATCTGAGCTTCTCCACCGAGAGCGAGGCCATGGCGGTCGCCTACATTCAGTTCGACCGCGCCTCCGTGCGCAACGAACTCGGCCAGATCTCGCCCCTGCGTGTCCTGGAGCTGGAATCGGTCTATCAGGAGATCCTGCACCGTCGGGCCGCAAGCGAGATCAGCCAGCAGTTGACGCGCGCACTGCTCGCACAGGCGCTCGGCAATCCGGCCGATCTGCCGCGCAACCTGCTCCAGCCCGCCCTCTCGATGCCGCCCGACCCTCTGCCGACCCTCGACGCCGTTCTCGCACGGGCGGCCGAGACCCCGGTCGTGCTCGGGTTGACGGCCGGCCGCTCGCAGGCCGACCGCGACCTCATTGCGATGGAGATCCGCCAGCAGGCGTTGGAGCTGCTGCTGCGGCTGCGCGCATTGACCGCGGCGGAGCGCAACCTGCGCACCGAGTTGGCCTGGCGCGATCTAAAGCTCGACGAGAGTCGCACGCTCTACGAGCAGGAGGTGACCGCCGATCTGGGTTACTCGATGAGTCAACAGACCCAGACCCGGCAGCAGAGTCAACGGGTGAGCTTCTGCCGCGCACTGGTGTGGGCGGAACTCGAGGCCCTTGCCGGGCAGCCCCTCGCCGAAGCGGCAGACGGAGATCAAGATCAATGA
- a CDS encoding META domain-containing protein produces the protein MSALRTLVLLGLIGLTGMIAPSFATDEPTADGAETAVPAIDATPWRILAYRSDAEDEDEDEDEDEDDLVSIETRELPPRLAFAEGRVSGNVGCNSFSGGYTLDGDRLTIDPRMAMTMMACEESLMALEQAITAHLAAVAGYRQAGQTLELLDSHGAVLILLETLAETPLVGVTWRLDTYNNGKEALVSTVKGTEITLALTAEGTLSGSDGCNRYMSGFTLDESRLMIGPIATTRMACRDPQAVAEQAAAYAAALGMVRGYRIEGEQLWLTTEGGTTAARFRVVPEAAKATEGR, from the coding sequence ATGTCAGCCCTTCGAACCCTGGTTCTTCTCGGCCTGATCGGCCTGACCGGCATGATCGCTCCGTCCTTTGCGACCGACGAGCCGACTGCGGACGGCGCCGAGACTGCCGTGCCGGCCATCGACGCGACGCCGTGGCGGATCCTCGCCTATCGGTCCGACGCCGAGGACGAGGACGAGGACGAGGACGAGGACGAGGACGATCTCGTCTCCATCGAAACCCGCGAGCTGCCGCCGCGACTCGCCTTCGCCGAGGGTCGCGTTTCCGGCAACGTGGGCTGCAATAGCTTCTCGGGTGGCTACACCCTCGACGGCGATCGTCTGACGATCGACCCGCGCATGGCCATGACCATGATGGCCTGCGAGGAGTCGTTGATGGCCTTGGAGCAGGCGATCACGGCGCATCTCGCCGCCGTGGCCGGCTATCGACAGGCCGGGCAGACGTTGGAGCTGCTCGATTCCCACGGCGCCGTGTTGATCCTGCTCGAAACGCTGGCGGAGACACCGTTGGTCGGCGTCACCTGGCGACTGGACACCTACAACAACGGCAAGGAGGCGCTGGTCTCGACGGTGAAGGGCACCGAGATCACCCTGGCCTTGACCGCGGAAGGAACCCTCTCCGGCTCCGACGGCTGCAACCGTTACATGAGCGGCTTCACCCTCGACGAGAGTCGGCTCATGATCGGCCCCATCGCCACCACCCGCATGGCCTGCCGGGACCCGCAGGCGGTTGCCGAGCAGGCGGCGGCCTATGCCGCGGCGCTCGGGATGGTGCGCGGCTATCGTATCGAGGGCGAGCAACTGTGGCTGACGACCGAGGGCGGCACGACCGCCGCGCGTTTCCGGGTTGTTCCCGAGGCGGCGAAGGCGACCGAGGGGCGTTAA
- the lptM gene encoding LPS translocon maturation chaperone LptM has protein sequence MHCWARTAFYLLVTVLGIASMIGACGQKGPLYLPERPIVEVSAPAADLGSDVPSAPVAPPESAAPPDRP, from the coding sequence ATGCACTGCTGGGCCAGAACAGCTTTCTACCTCCTCGTCACGGTGCTCGGCATCGCGAGTATGATCGGGGCCTGCGGTCAGAAAGGCCCGCTCTATCTACCCGAGCGGCCGATCGTCGAGGTGTCGGCGCCCGCAGCCGATCTCGGCTCGGATGTCCCGAGTGCCCCCGTTGCGCCTCCCGAGTCGGCCGCACCCCCCGACAGACCCTAG
- the lysA gene encoding diaminopimelate decarboxylase, which translates to MDHFNYRDDVLYAEDVPLADIAARFGTPCYVYTRATLERHWRAFDRAFRDHPHLVCFAVKANSNLAVLNVLARLGSGFDIVSLGELERVLAAGGDPAKVIFSGVGKREDEIRFALEVGIRCFNVESESELVRLDRIAGEMGVVAPVSLRVNPDVDAQTHPYIATGLKENKFGIDIHAAEEVYVRAAALPNLRVSGIDCHIGSQLTDLAPFIDALGRVLTLAERLGEIGIPIAHLDIGGGLGIRYTEEHPPEPAAYAAAMSYLLGDRPYEIILEPGRAIAGNAGVLLTRVEYLKHNGQRRFAILDAAMNDLVRPALYQAVQDIVPVMHNIDAEPARYDLVGPVCETGDFLGKGRQLALREGDLLAVRGSGAYGFTMSSNYNSRPRVPEVMVDGDRVHLVRERETIASLFAGESVLPS; encoded by the coding sequence ATGGATCACTTCAATTATCGCGACGATGTCCTCTACGCCGAGGATGTCCCGCTCGCCGACATCGCCGCGCGTTTCGGTACGCCCTGTTATGTCTATACCCGTGCGACGCTGGAACGCCATTGGCGCGCCTTCGACCGCGCCTTTCGCGACCATCCGCACCTGGTCTGCTTCGCCGTCAAGGCCAACTCGAATCTGGCGGTGCTCAATGTGCTTGCGCGCCTGGGCTCGGGATTCGACATCGTCTCGCTCGGGGAGCTCGAGCGCGTACTCGCCGCCGGGGGCGACCCGGCCAAGGTGATCTTCTCCGGGGTCGGCAAGCGCGAGGACGAGATTCGCTTCGCCTTGGAGGTCGGGATTCGCTGCTTCAACGTCGAGTCCGAGTCCGAGCTGGTTCGACTCGATCGGATCGCCGGGGAGATGGGCGTGGTCGCGCCCGTGTCGCTGCGGGTGAATCCCGACGTCGATGCCCAGACCCATCCCTACATCGCCACCGGCTTGAAGGAGAACAAGTTCGGGATCGATATCCATGCGGCCGAGGAGGTCTATGTCCGGGCGGCGGCACTGCCCAACCTGCGGGTGAGCGGGATCGACTGTCATATCGGCTCGCAGCTCACGGATCTGGCCCCCTTTATCGACGCACTCGGGCGCGTGCTGACGCTGGCCGAGCGGCTCGGCGAGATCGGCATCCCGATCGCGCATCTCGACATCGGCGGCGGACTCGGCATCCGCTACACCGAAGAACATCCCCCGGAGCCCGCCGCCTATGCCGCGGCCATGAGCTACCTGCTCGGCGATCGCCCCTACGAGATCATCCTGGAGCCCGGCCGCGCCATCGCCGGCAACGCCGGCGTGTTGCTGACCCGCGTGGAATATCTCAAACACAACGGCCAGCGTCGCTTCGCGATCCTGGACGCGGCGATGAACGACCTGGTGCGCCCCGCGCTCTATCAGGCCGTTCAGGACATCGTGCCGGTGATGCACAACATTGACGCCGAGCCGGCCCGCTATGATCTGGTCGGCCCGGTCTGCGAGACCGGAGACTTCCTCGGCAAGGGACGCCAGCTCGCCTTGCGCGAGGGCGACCTGCTCGCCGTGCGCGGCTCGGGCGCCTACGGCTTCACCATGAGCTCCAATTACAACAGCCGCCCGCGCGTGCCCGAGGTCATGGTCGACGGCGATCGCGTGCATCTGGTGCGCGAGCGCGAGACCATCGCGAGTCTCTTCGCCGGGGAGTCCGTTCTGCCGTCATGA
- a CDS encoding class I SAM-dependent methyltransferase, translated as MKRRPEPELMDSDEQALAYAQADFNESNTLFIELLRRLDPGPLDGARALDIGCGPADISIRFLRAWPKATCDALDGSQPMLDLAQTALDALPGVAKRCRLIRDQIPSAALDRGGYDLIISNSLLHHLHDPQVLWRTLIETGKPGALVLIMDLMRPASAGWVEALVSTYADGEPKVLRDDFRNSLFAAFEPAEVAEQLTVAGLDGLKVGVVSDRHLAVSGRLPE; from the coding sequence ATGAAACGCCGTCCCGAACCCGAGTTGATGGACAGCGACGAGCAAGCGCTCGCCTATGCCCAAGCGGATTTCAACGAATCCAACACGCTTTTCATCGAGCTGCTGCGTCGGCTCGACCCGGGTCCACTCGATGGCGCACGCGCACTCGACATCGGCTGCGGGCCGGCGGACATCAGCATCCGCTTCCTGCGGGCCTGGCCCAAGGCAACCTGCGATGCGCTCGACGGCTCGCAACCCATGCTGGATCTCGCCCAAACCGCGCTCGATGCGTTGCCGGGTGTGGCCAAGCGGTGTCGACTGATCCGCGATCAAATCCCCTCCGCGGCCCTGGATCGCGGCGGCTATGACCTGATCATCTCCAACAGCCTGCTGCACCATCTGCACGACCCTCAGGTCTTGTGGCGGACCCTGATCGAGACCGGCAAGCCCGGTGCGCTGGTGCTGATCATGGATCTGATGCGCCCCGCCTCGGCCGGTTGGGTCGAGGCGCTGGTATCGACCTATGCCGACGGCGAGCCGAAGGTCTTGCGCGATGACTTCCGCAACTCGCTCTTCGCCGCCTTCGAGCCGGCGGAGGTCGCCGAACAGCTGACCGTCGCGGGGCTCGACGGGCTCAAGGTCGGCGTCGTCAGCGACCGCCATCTGGCTGTCTCGGGACGCCTGCCCGAGTGA
- the dapF gene encoding diaminopimelate epimerase has translation MRLAFSKMQGLGNDFVVLDATAHPIAIDPALARRLADRRFGIGCDQILLVEPPRLPDTEFYYRIFNADGSEVEQCGNGARCFARFVRDRGLTDHDEIPVGTAAGPIRLYLEDADQVRVDMGAPEFRPERIPFLADRQALTYDLAVAGESLVIGAVSMGNPHAVILVEDLDTAPLARIGPLVEAHPRFPQRVNVGFMQILARDHLRLRVYERGAGETLACGTGACAAMVHARRCDLVDSRVRVSLPGGDLLIAWNAPGEPVWMTGPAVQVFEGEIAL, from the coding sequence ATGCGACTCGCCTTCAGCAAGATGCAGGGCCTGGGCAACGACTTCGTCGTCCTGGATGCCACCGCGCACCCCATCGCGATCGACCCCGCACTCGCCCGCCGTCTTGCCGACCGGCGTTTCGGGATCGGCTGCGATCAGATTCTGCTCGTGGAGCCGCCGCGCCTGCCCGACACGGAGTTCTACTACCGCATCTTCAACGCCGACGGCTCCGAGGTGGAGCAGTGCGGCAACGGTGCGCGCTGTTTTGCCCGCTTCGTGCGCGACCGGGGCCTGACCGATCACGACGAGATCCCGGTCGGAACGGCCGCCGGTCCGATTCGACTCTATCTGGAGGACGCCGATCAGGTCCGTGTCGACATGGGCGCGCCCGAGTTCCGGCCCGAGCGGATTCCCTTTCTGGCGGATCGGCAAGCGCTCACCTATGACCTGGCTGTCGCGGGCGAGTCGCTGGTCATCGGCGCGGTCTCGATGGGAAACCCGCACGCCGTCATCCTGGTCGAGGACCTGGACACGGCTCCGCTCGCGCGCATCGGCCCCTTGGTTGAAGCCCACCCGCGCTTCCCGCAACGGGTCAATGTCGGTTTCATGCAGATCCTCGCCCGCGATCATCTGCGCCTGCGCGTCTACGAGCGCGGCGCCGGCGAGACCTTGGCCTGCGGCACCGGTGCCTGCGCGGCCATGGTCCACGCCCGCCGATGCGATCTGGTGGACTCGCGGGTTCGGGTCAGCCTGCCCGGCGGAGATCTTCTGATCGCGTGGAACGCACCCGGCGAACCCGTGTGGATGACCGGACCGGCCGTGCAGGTCTTTGAAGGCGAGATCGCGCTATGA
- a CDS encoding DUF484 family protein gives MTPLEPAPVATDDPEIESRVIDYLLSDPTFFARNPKLLAALEVPHDSGAAVSLIEQQVRLLRKQLEAERHRLTHLISRAREYEALSGRLHHLVLKLIAAQDSQQICALLKDALLTEFSAEAMTLKLFQTEDEGGPRPDALTLAFRDFVDRHHALCGPLNSEKAQILFGQAGAEIRSAALVPVRADGHAGVLAIGSHDGERFRPDMGTELLDRLGEILGQKLRVVPLGHCDETS, from the coding sequence ATGACTCCCCTCGAACCCGCGCCCGTCGCGACCGATGACCCGGAGATCGAATCCAGGGTCATCGACTATCTCCTGAGCGATCCGACCTTCTTCGCCCGCAACCCGAAGCTCCTGGCGGCGCTCGAGGTCCCGCACGACTCGGGGGCCGCCGTGTCTCTGATCGAGCAGCAGGTGCGCCTCTTGCGCAAGCAGCTGGAAGCCGAGCGCCACCGCCTCACGCATCTCATCTCGCGTGCCCGCGAGTACGAGGCGCTCTCCGGCAGGCTCCACCATCTGGTCCTGAAGCTCATTGCCGCGCAGGATTCGCAGCAGATCTGCGCCCTGCTCAAGGATGCGCTCCTGACCGAGTTCTCGGCCGAAGCGATGACGCTCAAGCTCTTCCAGACCGAGGACGAGGGCGGCCCTCGACCGGACGCACTGACGCTGGCGTTCCGCGACTTCGTCGATCGCCACCATGCCTTGTGCGGCCCGCTCAACAGCGAGAAGGCGCAGATCCTCTTCGGCCAGGCGGGGGCCGAGATCCGATCCGCCGCGCTGGTGCCGGTCCGTGCGGACGGCCATGCCGGCGTGCTGGCGATCGGCAGCCACGACGGGGAGCGCTTTCGCCCGGACATGGGCACCGAGCTGCTCGACCGGCTCGGCGAGATCCTCGGACAGAAGCTGCGCGTCGTGCCGCTGGGACATTGCGACGAGACGAGCTAA
- the xerC gene encoding tyrosine recombinase XerC → MSTSGDLIESFLGHLAHERRLSEQTLIAYRRDLERLNAWLSEAESLAIEKLDEQAVRQYLAWRHRRGASGKTLQRELSSLRSLYRWLLREGLAGSNPAVGVRAPKSPRRLPATLDADQLSSLLDHPADDDLLTIRDQAMIELFYSSGLRLAELVSVNVGDIDMAEGELGVLGKGSKTRRVPVGSKARDAVQRWMQVRANLAAAGEPALFVSSRGTRINPRTVEVRIARWARVQGATRDLHPHLLRHSFATHLLESSGDLRAVQELLGHADIGTTQIYTHLDFQHLAQVYDQAHPRAKKKTPRSD, encoded by the coding sequence ATGAGTACATCGGGCGACCTGATCGAATCCTTCCTCGGCCATCTCGCCCATGAGCGACGGCTGTCGGAGCAAACCCTAATCGCCTACCGCCGCGATCTCGAGCGGCTGAATGCCTGGCTGAGCGAGGCCGAATCACTCGCCATCGAGAAGCTCGACGAGCAGGCCGTGCGTCAATATCTCGCCTGGCGGCACCGTCGCGGCGCCTCCGGAAAGACGCTGCAGCGCGAGCTGTCCAGCCTGCGCAGTCTCTATCGCTGGTTGCTGCGCGAGGGGCTCGCCGGATCCAATCCGGCCGTCGGGGTGAGGGCACCGAAGAGCCCCCGGCGGTTGCCGGCGACACTCGACGCCGATCAGCTGAGCAGCCTGCTGGACCATCCGGCCGACGATGATCTGCTCACGATCCGCGATCAGGCCATGATCGAGCTGTTCTACTCCTCGGGCCTGCGGCTCGCCGAGCTGGTCTCGGTCAACGTCGGCGACATCGACATGGCCGAGGGCGAGCTCGGCGTGCTGGGCAAGGGATCCAAGACCCGGCGCGTACCGGTAGGCAGCAAGGCCCGCGACGCCGTTCAGCGCTGGATGCAGGTGCGCGCCAATCTGGCTGCGGCGGGGGAGCCCGCACTCTTCGTGAGCAGTCGCGGGACGCGGATCAACCCGCGCACGGTCGAGGTGCGCATCGCCCGCTGGGCCCGCGTGCAAGGCGCTACGCGCGACCTGCATCCGCATCTGCTGCGGCACAGCTTCGCCACCCATTTACTGGAATCATCGGGCGATCTGCGCGCGGTTCAGGAACTGCTCGGCCATGCCGATATCGGCACCACCCAGATCTACACCCATCTCGACTTCCAGCATCTCGCGCAGGTCTACGACCAGGCCCACCCGCGTGCGAAGAAGAAGACACCCAGGTCGGATTGA
- a CDS encoding sulfotransferase family 2 domain-containing protein, whose product MLLSPKHRFLFVHIAKTGGTSVRAALEGLRWRDPWYWSMFLCSRLSHLSGHRIATKLPRHAKAIAAKEMLPKEVFDGLFKFAFVRNPWDLQVSSFHHIRRERPQYLGGHTEFEPFLRWKLDPERPYQYHVDTSIELQSDYLIDLHGAVIVDFIGRYERLHEDFAVACKRIGIPAPALPHARKATDRSKDYRGYYTDTTAELVAKHFAADVELLGYRFDPD is encoded by the coding sequence ATGCTGCTCTCGCCCAAACATCGCTTTCTCTTCGTCCATATCGCCAAGACCGGCGGGACCAGCGTGCGCGCCGCGCTGGAAGGGCTGCGCTGGCGCGATCCCTGGTACTGGTCCATGTTTCTGTGCAGCAGACTGAGCCATCTCAGCGGGCACCGTATCGCCACCAAGCTGCCCCGCCATGCCAAGGCGATCGCCGCAAAAGAGATGCTGCCCAAGGAGGTCTTCGACGGGCTGTTCAAGTTCGCCTTCGTGCGCAACCCCTGGGACCTTCAGGTCAGCTCGTTCCACCATATCCGGCGCGAACGGCCGCAGTACCTCGGCGGCCACACCGAGTTCGAGCCCTTCCTGCGCTGGAAGCTCGACCCCGAGCGGCCGTACCAATATCACGTCGACACCTCGATCGAGCTGCAGAGCGACTATCTGATCGACCTGCACGGCGCCGTGATCGTGGACTTCATCGGTCGCTACGAGCGTCTGCACGAGGATTTCGCTGTCGCCTGCAAGCGCATCGGCATCCCCGCGCCGGCACTTCCGCATGCGCGCAAGGCCACCGATCGCAGCAAGGACTATCGGGGTTATTACACGGACACGACCGCCGAGCTGGTCGCGAAACACTTTGCCGCGGATGTCGAGCTACTCGGCTATCGATTCGATCCTGACTAG
- a CDS encoding DUF2189 domain-containing protein, whose amino-acid sequence MDNAAVADEPRHVEPRVNKITLDHPWQWLAKGWRDIKTAPVYSLRYGAMIVLLSGLIVWLTVIGHLTFLIPFLTAGFFLMAPFLAIGLYQMSAHLERGEPVDHCQALEAFKRNQGQLGIAMGFLLMTMQLWILASVFLFIMMFNDPFPPFSRFIPVVVLSGEYLGLMLAVILVGAFFAICAFCISAISVPMLIDRPIDGFTAMRTSVRAVALNWLPMLLWAILLVGIVGLGLLTFYIGLFIAVPLVGHATWYAYRDLVPRD is encoded by the coding sequence ATGGACAACGCTGCCGTCGCGGACGAACCGCGCCACGTGGAGCCTCGCGTCAACAAGATCACCCTGGATCACCCCTGGCAATGGCTTGCCAAGGGTTGGCGGGACATCAAGACAGCACCTGTCTACAGTCTGAGATACGGTGCCATGATCGTGCTGCTCAGCGGTCTGATCGTCTGGCTGACGGTCATCGGGCATTTGACCTTTTTGATCCCCTTCCTGACCGCGGGTTTTTTCTTGATGGCCCCGTTTTTGGCGATCGGGCTCTATCAGATGAGCGCGCACTTGGAACGCGGTGAGCCGGTGGATCACTGCCAGGCATTGGAGGCATTCAAGCGTAATCAGGGTCAGTTGGGGATCGCGATGGGGTTCCTCCTGATGACGATGCAGCTCTGGATCCTGGCATCCGTGTTTCTCTTCATCATGATGTTCAACGATCCCTTTCCACCGTTTTCGCGCTTTATTCCGGTCGTCGTCCTGTCGGGCGAGTATTTGGGACTCATGCTCGCGGTGATTCTGGTCGGCGCCTTTTTCGCCATTTGCGCCTTCTGCATTAGCGCCATTTCGGTGCCGATGCTGATCGACCGCCCGATCGACGGCTTCACCGCGATGCGCACCAGCGTCCGCGCGGTGGCGCTGAATTGGTTGCCCATGTTGCTGTGGGCGATCCTGCTGGTCGGGATCGTGGGGCTTGGGCTTCTGACCTTCTATATCGGACTCTTTATCGCCGTTCCCTTGGTGGGACATGCGACCTGGTATGCCTATCGGGATTTGGTGCCCAGAGATTGA
- a CDS encoding MBL fold metallo-hydrolase, translating to MSTAPAPYQQIDDGLYCLETGLYRHGLAACYLVRSADRLAFIDTGAANSVPGLLGVIADLGLTPEHVDYVIPTHVHLDHGGGAGTLMAACPNARLVIHPKGATHMIDPSRLTAGSTAVYGEDAFARDFGALTPVPEERIIIAQDGDTFDLAGRKLRFIDTPGHANHHGCIYDETSRGFFTGDTFGISYREFDTAAGPWLFAPTTPVAFDPDAWLDSLDKLMAYAPQAMYLTHYGRVQNPADLVDDLRASIRALADIALAEEDNADPDRESRIKSAVSAYLVAGARAHGVSLSDDAIAELLSLDTELNAQGLEVWLKRRAKAR from the coding sequence ATGTCCACCGCACCCGCACCCTACCAACAGATCGACGACGGTCTCTATTGCCTCGAGACCGGCCTCTACCGGCACGGCCTTGCGGCCTGCTATCTGGTGCGCTCCGCGGATCGGCTAGCCTTCATCGACACGGGCGCCGCCAACTCCGTTCCGGGTTTGCTCGGCGTGATCGCCGACCTGGGCCTGACCCCGGAGCATGTGGACTACGTCATCCCGACTCATGTCCACCTCGACCACGGCGGTGGCGCCGGCACCCTGATGGCCGCCTGCCCGAACGCGCGTCTGGTCATTCATCCCAAGGGCGCGACTCACATGATCGACCCGAGCCGCCTCACCGCCGGCTCCACGGCGGTCTATGGCGAGGACGCCTTTGCCCGCGACTTCGGTGCACTCACACCCGTGCCCGAGGAGCGCATCATCATCGCGCAGGACGGCGACACCTTCGATCTCGCCGGCCGTAAGCTGAGGTTCATCGACACGCCCGGACACGCCAACCACCACGGCTGCATCTACGACGAGACCAGCCGCGGCTTCTTCACCGGCGACACCTTCGGCATCTCCTACCGAGAATTCGACACCGCCGCCGGCCCCTGGCTGTTCGCCCCGACCACCCCGGTCGCCTTCGACCCCGACGCCTGGCTCGACAGCCTCGACAAGCTCATGGCCTATGCGCCGCAAGCCATGTATCTCACCCATTACGGCCGAGTCCAAAACCCCGCAGATCTGGTCGACGACCTGCGTGCCAGCATCCGCGCCCTCGCCGACATCGCACTCGCCGAGGAGGACAACGCCGATCCGGACCGCGAGTCCCGCATCAAAAGCGCCGTGAGTGCCTATCTGGTCGCCGGCGCTCGCGCCCACGGTGTCTCGCTCTCGGACGACGCCATCGCCGAGCTACTCAGCCTTGATACGGAGCTGAATGCGCAGGGGCTGGAGGTTTGGTTGAAGCGGCGAGCGAAAGCTCGGTAG